A part of Anaerolineae bacterium genomic DNA contains:
- the nuoK gene encoding NADH-quinone oxidoreductase subunit NuoK, which translates to MINDVPVSYYLLLSAILFAIGAGGVLIRRNAIVVLMCIEMMMNAVNLSFVAFSRYLDSAAGQIFVFMIMAVAAVEVAVGLALLVELNRHKQTVNTDEMNSLKG; encoded by the coding sequence ATGATCAACGACGTCCCCGTTTCCTATTATTTGCTGCTCAGCGCCATTTTGTTTGCCATAGGCGCAGGCGGCGTGCTTATCCGGCGCAATGCCATTGTTGTGTTAATGTGCATTGAGATGATGATGAACGCCGTCAACCTTTCTTTTGTGGCTTTTTCGCGTTATCTTGACTCTGCCGCCGGGCAAATTTTTGTGTTTATGATTATGGCGGTGGCTGCGGTGGAAGTGGCTGTGGGGCTGGCCCTGTTGGTTGAACTGAATCGCCATAAACAAACTGTCAACACCGATGAAATGAACTCCTTAAAAGGGTGA
- a CDS encoding NADH-quinone oxidoreductase subunit J translates to MGLIFFFILAAMAVVAAFGVIFNKNVVHSALSLLVNFCALAVFYFMLNAQFLAIVQILVYAGAIVVLFLFVVMLLGAELGEKVSTWLTVRNAFLAALGLVLLTIIGTAVFENNHVFQTAGKTGDLTTAAVQQYGQTQMISRALFTDYLLAFELASVLLLVGIVGVVWLARQPQERAGPEENQ, encoded by the coding sequence ATGGGCCTAATATTCTTTTTTATCCTGGCGGCCATGGCCGTGGTGGCTGCCTTTGGGGTTATTTTTAATAAAAACGTGGTGCACAGCGCCCTCTCTCTGCTGGTAAATTTTTGCGCTCTGGCCGTTTTTTACTTTATGCTCAACGCGCAATTTTTGGCCATTGTGCAAATACTGGTGTATGCGGGCGCTATTGTGGTGCTGTTTTTGTTTGTGGTTATGCTTCTGGGCGCGGAGTTGGGCGAAAAGGTGTCAACCTGGCTGACCGTGCGCAATGCTTTTTTAGCGGCCCTGGGCCTGGTTTTGTTGACCATTATTGGCACGGCTGTTTTTGAAAATAATCATGTTTTTCAAACTGCCGGCAAAACCGGCGATCTCACCACTGCCGCCGTGCAGCAATATGGGCAAACGCAAATGATCAGCCGCGCCCTATTTACCGATTATCTTTTGGCCTTTGAACTGGCCTCGGTGTTGTTGCTGGTGGGCATTGTGGGCGTGGTTTGGTTGGCCCGCCAACCCCAAGAACGCGCCGGGCCGGAGGAAAATCAATGA
- the nuoI gene encoding NADH-quinone oxidoreductase subunit NuoI, protein MKPIFKGVKNIFTGAVEIVRAMGVTLKYFFTRPVTNEFPSEPVAVYPRFRGRHVLKRYANGLERCIGCSLCAAACPTDCIYVESAENTDEERYSPGERYAKVYEINMLRCIFCGYCAEACPTEAIVLEHDFALAEYDRWAAVYTKERLLEPHHPPHIVVRDDEVYLSGPTWGKIKAKAGT, encoded by the coding sequence ATGAAGCCAATTTTTAAAGGCGTCAAAAATATTTTTACCGGCGCAGTAGAAATTGTCCGGGCCATGGGCGTGACCCTGAAATATTTTTTCACCAGGCCGGTCACCAATGAATTTCCCAGCGAGCCGGTAGCCGTTTACCCCCGTTTCCGGGGGCGCCACGTTTTAAAACGCTACGCTAACGGCCTGGAGCGATGTATTGGCTGCTCGTTGTGCGCGGCGGCCTGTCCCACCGATTGTATTTATGTAGAGTCTGCTGAGAATACCGATGAAGAGCGCTACTCGCCGGGCGAGCGGTACGCCAAAGTATATGAAATCAACATGCTGCGCTGCATCTTTTGCGGCTACTGCGCCGAAGCCTGTCCCACCGAAGCCATTGTGCTGGAACACGATTTTGCTCTGGCCGAATATGACCGCTGGGCTGCCGTTTACACCAAAGAGAGACTCCTGGAACCCCACCACCCGCCGCACATTGTTGTTCGTGATGATGAGGTTTATTTGAGCGGGCCAACGTGGGGAAAAATTAAAGCAAAAGCCGGAACGTGA
- the nuoH gene encoding NADH-quinone oxidoreductase subunit NuoH, producing the protein MDPTIITTIVEIIKILIIGTALMLSFAAMTLIERKALARFTLRYGPNRAGKFGLLQPIADMFKMFFKEEVIPTHVDRLVYLIAPALALVPALIGFAVVPLASQPFVLPFSQRLFGASIEITPWVADVNVGLLYILAVGSLGTYGVILAGWSSNNKYSLLGGLRTGAQMLSYELPMGAALLSVTLMAGTLRLNELVQLQGLWGGLGWFIFIQPVAFIVFFISALAEAGRSPFDLPETENELIGGFVTEYGGMKFGLFFGAEYVHAVVLSFIASTIFLGGWQGPGVNAYPFLGVIYLLIKVTLVIFLILWIRASVPRVRFDKMMQFCWKFLLPLGILNLIVTAIGVAVYNSILGHW; encoded by the coding sequence ATGGATCCAACAATTATCACCACCATTGTCGAAATCATCAAAATTCTCATCATTGGGACGGCTCTTATGTTGAGTTTTGCCGCAATGACGCTCATTGAGCGAAAAGCGCTGGCTCGTTTTACGCTGCGTTACGGCCCCAACCGGGCCGGGAAGTTTGGCCTGTTGCAGCCCATTGCCGATATGTTCAAGATGTTCTTTAAAGAAGAGGTCATCCCTACCCACGTGGACCGGCTCGTTTACCTGATTGCGCCGGCTTTGGCGTTGGTGCCGGCCTTGATTGGGTTTGCCGTGGTGCCCCTGGCCAGCCAACCCTTTGTGCTGCCCTTTAGTCAGCGGCTTTTTGGCGCGTCTATTGAGATTACCCCCTGGGTGGCCGACGTTAACGTGGGCCTGCTCTACATCCTGGCCGTCGGCAGCTTGGGCACGTATGGTGTGATCCTGGCCGGTTGGTCGAGCAACAACAAATATTCGTTGTTAGGCGGCCTGCGGACCGGCGCCCAGATGCTCAGTTATGAATTGCCAATGGGGGCGGCTCTACTGAGTGTAACGCTGATGGCCGGCACGCTGCGGTTAAATGAGCTGGTGCAGTTGCAAGGTTTGTGGGGCGGGTTAGGGTGGTTCATTTTTATTCAGCCGGTGGCTTTTATTGTGTTTTTTATCAGCGCCCTGGCCGAAGCCGGGCGTTCCCCCTTTGACCTGCCGGAAACGGAAAACGAATTGATCGGCGGTTTTGTCACCGAATACGGGGGCATGAAGTTTGGTCTATTTTTTGGGGCCGAATATGTTCATGCTGTGGTGTTAAGTTTCATTGCCTCCACCATCTTTTTGGGCGGTTGGCAAGGGCCGGGGGTGAACGCCTACCCCTTTTTGGGCGTGATTTATCTGCTCATCAAGGTCACGTTGGTGATTTTTTTGATCTTGTGGATTCGGGCCAGCGTGCCGCGCGTGCGTTTTGACAAGATGATGCAGTTTTGCTGGAAATTCCTGTTGCCGTTAGGGATTTTGAATTTGATTGTCACGGCCATAGGCGTGGCTGTGTACAATTCTATCTTGGGGCATTGGTAG
- the nuoG gene encoding NADH-quinone oxidoreductase subunit NuoG yields the protein MTQQITLTIDGFTVTVPPGTLIVEAAKKIGKEIPVFCYHAKMEPVGMCRMCLVEVGAPVINRDTGEPVLDEHDQPVIRFSPKPVTACTTPVSPGMVVNIDSEAALADRKAVLEFLLTSHPLDCPVCDKGGECPLQDLTLRHGPGLSRFDYEDKQHFPKKYPLGDLIVLDMERCIICARCVRFQDEIAHDPVLALEERGRYAHIVSYSNPPFNSHYSGNTTDICPVGALTTRDFRFGARPWELTNVPSICNHCGVGCNTVLGTRAGTIRRVMPRQNEAVNEIWLCDKGRFGHHFNGSPRRLTMPLVRRQGQLVETDWREALRLVAEKFTAVKETYGPNALGGIAGARLPNEDLYLFQKFFREIIGTHNLDHRVGLNAALADETAFTVGVGAGTDLGRVGRGTTLLVIGSDLDQEAPILYLRVAGAAARRGAQVINAGGRRTKLDAQAQTRLRYRYGTAAHLALGLLASVVGQGLLDQAFVDTRAVGLAGLKKALADYPLNKVADITGVPAVEIEAAAAAFARADNGIIIFGLEAGNDPALRAALEALALVTGHAGKPNNGLLAVLPHANSRGAADMGLAPDRLPGYVPLEGEPGLSALEMLGQTPKKSPVKAMLIAGADPAAESESYRAALGRLDFLAVQDLFLTETAQLAHVVLPACGVAERDGSFTNLERRVQVFDPGAPAPGRARPDWLILTALAGQMGADWAYASADGVMAEITRAVPLYAGMEFANLTAPVSLARKTAHYIYQGMSFTADVREGLQWPTLAEGETKLPLRFIAPAGPSPAEGDLTLVAPRVLYDGGRLLAEAEVVKAHLVQPRLVLSRPDADRLKLSCGDPVTVSRKGVSVDLPVQVNRVLAEGIAILPRNLAGYPAEKLVGPGGLYARVKVEKK from the coding sequence ATGACCCAGCAAATTACGCTAACCATTGACGGCTTTACAGTTACCGTTCCCCCGGGAACGCTCATCGTCGAGGCAGCCAAAAAAATAGGCAAAGAAATCCCGGTGTTTTGTTATCACGCCAAAATGGAGCCGGTGGGCATGTGCCGGATGTGTTTGGTGGAAGTGGGCGCGCCGGTTATCAACCGGGATACGGGCGAGCCGGTTCTGGACGAGCACGATCAGCCCGTCATCCGCTTTTCCCCCAAACCGGTGACGGCCTGCACCACGCCGGTCTCCCCGGGCATGGTGGTTAACATTGATTCAGAGGCGGCCCTGGCCGACCGTAAAGCAGTGCTGGAATTTTTGCTGACCAGCCACCCGCTGGATTGCCCCGTGTGCGATAAAGGCGGGGAGTGCCCCCTGCAAGATTTAACCCTCCGCCACGGCCCGGGCTTGAGCCGCTTTGATTACGAGGACAAGCAGCACTTTCCCAAAAAATATCCCCTGGGCGATTTGATTGTACTGGACATGGAGCGCTGCATCATCTGTGCCCGCTGCGTGCGTTTTCAAGATGAAATTGCCCACGACCCGGTTTTGGCCCTTGAAGAACGGGGCCGCTACGCCCACATTGTCAGCTACTCTAACCCGCCTTTTAACAGCCACTACTCCGGCAATACCACCGACATCTGCCCGGTGGGGGCGCTGACCACCCGCGATTTTCGTTTTGGGGCGCGACCCTGGGAATTGACCAACGTGCCCAGCATTTGTAATCATTGCGGGGTAGGCTGCAACACGGTTTTGGGCACGCGCGCCGGCACGATTCGCCGGGTGATGCCGCGGCAAAATGAAGCGGTCAATGAGATTTGGCTTTGCGACAAGGGCCGGTTTGGGCATCATTTCAACGGCAGCCCGCGCCGGCTGACCATGCCGCTGGTTCGCCGCCAGGGCCAACTGGTTGAAACCGATTGGCGCGAAGCCCTGCGGCTGGTGGCCGAAAAGTTTACGGCCGTTAAAGAGACCTACGGCCCCAATGCCCTGGGCGGGATTGCCGGGGCGCGTTTGCCTAATGAAGACCTCTACCTGTTCCAGAAGTTTTTTCGGGAGATTATTGGCACGCACAACCTTGATCATCGAGTGGGCCTGAATGCGGCCCTGGCCGATGAAACGGCTTTTACCGTTGGCGTGGGCGCAGGCACGGATTTAGGGCGGGTTGGCCGGGGAACAACCCTTCTGGTTATTGGCTCGGATTTGGACCAGGAAGCCCCCATTCTTTACCTGCGGGTGGCGGGCGCGGCCGCCCGGCGCGGGGCGCAGGTGATCAATGCCGGCGGCAGGCGGACCAAACTCGACGCCCAGGCCCAAACCCGGCTGCGGTATCGTTATGGCACGGCGGCGCACCTGGCCTTGGGCCTGCTGGCCTCGGTAGTAGGGCAGGGACTGCTGGATCAGGCCTTTGTTGACACCCGGGCCGTTGGCTTGGCCGGGTTAAAAAAGGCGCTGGCAGATTATCCGCTCAACAAAGTAGCGGATATTACCGGCGTTCCCGCCGTTGAGATTGAAGCGGCCGCCGCGGCTTTTGCCCGGGCGGATAACGGTATCATTATTTTTGGGTTGGAAGCGGGCAACGATCCGGCCCTCCGAGCTGCTTTGGAAGCCTTGGCCCTGGTGACGGGCCACGCGGGCAAACCCAACAACGGTTTGCTGGCCGTGTTGCCCCACGCCAACAGCCGGGGCGCGGCAGATATGGGGCTTGCGCCCGACCGCCTGCCGGGCTATGTGCCGCTTGAGGGAGAGCCGGGTTTATCGGCCCTGGAAATGCTGGGCCAAACGCCCAAAAAATCCCCGGTCAAGGCCATGCTCATTGCCGGCGCGGACCCGGCGGCAGAGAGCGAATCTTACCGGGCCGCGCTTGGCCGGCTTGACTTTTTGGCGGTTCAGGATTTATTCTTAACCGAAACGGCTCAACTGGCCCACGTGGTGCTGCCCGCCTGCGGCGTGGCCGAACGGGACGGCAGTTTTACCAATTTGGAACGCCGGGTGCAGGTTTTTGATCCGGGCGCGCCCGCGCCGGGCCGGGCCAGGCCCGATTGGTTGATCCTGACCGCCCTGGCCGGGCAAATGGGCGCGGATTGGGCCTATGCTTCGGCCGATGGGGTAATGGCCGAAATTACGCGGGCCGTGCCCCTTTACGCCGGGATGGAATTTGCCAATTTGACCGCGCCGGTTTCCCTGGCGCGTAAGACCGCCCATTACATCTACCAGGGCATGAGTTTCACCGCCGACGTGCGCGAGGGTTTACAATGGCCTACCCTGGCCGAAGGCGAGACCAAATTGCCCTTGCGTTTCATTGCGCCCGCCGGCCCGTCTCCGGCGGAGGGCGATCTAACCCTGGTGGCCCCCCGCGTATTGTATGATGGAGGCCGTTTGCTGGCCGAAGCCGAGGTGGTTAAGGCGCATCTTGTTCAACCAAGATTGGTCCTTTCCCGCCCCGACGCCGACAGGTTAAAACTGAGTTGCGGCGATCCGGTTACCGTATCGCGTAAGGGGGTATCGGTGGACCTGCCGGTGCAGGTCAACCGGGTGTTGGCCGAGGGTATAGCCATCTTGCCGCGTAACCTGGCCGGCTATCCGGCAGAAAAGCTGGTTGGCCCCGGTGGTTTATATGCCCGCGTAAAGGTAGAAAAGAAGTAG
- a CDS encoding DUF11 domain-containing protein, producing the protein MFKQIARFCLSMAGAWLVGFILILSMHPPTGAASPPPTPQHPPYPPRPPDGVSAPQFAQNAEKVGVAQNLPPLKAVLLVGPIDGDGGSWTTEEKQNMDLAAAELQAHGVTVYKFYTPNNNWEQIKTAANGAHFLFYRGHGVYSGDMPPTWVGGFALKDKFVSSDDIRNDLNLAPNAIVMLYGCFTAGSSSAAGEGQIDITEAKRRVGMYAHPFVDLNISGYYANWFGNAFQMYVRYLFAGQTLGKAYESYFDFNAATVDRSTYPHNAAYVMWLDKDYWSERWQYNNAFVGKPEVDLQEAMGPHLQLTKIVTPAVVESGQMLTYTLSVTNTGFSVAKGFLVKDQLYPFLNFGACSSGCDHNGSATWSNLNIDPGETISFSLMVTATRTYSGMVLWNHGLARYTSVYGTEVDAVGSTATTVINRVLAITHTQLNSSGIWTPTTWLAMTTGILTQTTAFTFSELSGPMVPVDPRFPHPSGYDFRLTATNIPAGTAISQLASPITFTLRIPTLLTPIEKIHLWRWQEDRQQWLDLCQVDQCKYVGQELSVTTMYLGDFTLGLDRADVFLPVVFKQD; encoded by the coding sequence ATGTTTAAACAGATAGCACGGTTTTGCCTGTCCATGGCTGGGGCCTGGCTGGTTGGTTTCATCTTGATCTTGAGCATGCATCCGCCCACCGGCGCAGCTTCTCCTCCCCCTACCCCTCAACACCCGCCCTATCCGCCCCGACCCCCTGATGGTGTTTCTGCGCCGCAATTTGCCCAAAACGCAGAAAAGGTGGGTGTTGCTCAAAACCTGCCGCCGCTCAAAGCCGTGTTGTTGGTGGGGCCAATAGATGGCGATGGCGGGAGTTGGACAACAGAAGAAAAACAAAATATGGATCTGGCCGCCGCAGAGTTGCAGGCTCATGGCGTAACAGTATACAAATTCTATACCCCCAACAACAATTGGGAACAAATAAAAACCGCTGCCAATGGCGCCCACTTTCTTTTTTATCGGGGACATGGCGTTTATTCTGGCGACATGCCGCCCACTTGGGTGGGAGGATTTGCGCTCAAAGATAAATTTGTTTCTTCGGATGATATTCGCAACGATTTAAATTTGGCTCCCAATGCTATTGTAATGCTTTACGGTTGTTTTACGGCTGGCTCATCAAGCGCCGCGGGTGAAGGTCAAATTGATATTACTGAGGCCAAACGACGGGTTGGCATGTATGCCCATCCCTTTGTAGATTTAAACATCTCCGGTTATTATGCTAATTGGTTTGGTAATGCATTTCAAATGTATGTGCGTTATCTGTTTGCCGGGCAAACCCTGGGCAAAGCTTACGAGTCGTACTTTGACTTTAATGCCGCTACAGTAGATCGTTCAACCTATCCCCATAATGCCGCTTACGTTATGTGGCTTGATAAAGACTATTGGAGTGAACGCTGGCAGTATAACAATGCCTTTGTGGGTAAACCGGAGGTGGATCTCCAAGAAGCAATGGGCCCCCACTTACAACTGACCAAAATTGTCACGCCAGCGGTGGTTGAGTCTGGACAAATGCTCACCTATACCCTCTCCGTGACCAACACCGGCTTTAGTGTGGCCAAAGGGTTCCTTGTAAAAGATCAACTCTATCCCTTTCTCAATTTTGGGGCTTGTTCATCAGGATGTGACCATAACGGTTCGGCCACCTGGAGTAATCTAAACATTGATCCAGGAGAAACCATTTCATTTAGCCTGATGGTCACTGCTACCCGCACTTACAGTGGAATGGTGTTATGGAATCATGGTTTGGCCCGCTATACCTCTGTTTATGGAACCGAGGTTGATGCAGTTGGCTCAACCGCTACCACCGTAATAAACCGAGTTCTGGCCATTACGCATACGCAACTGAACAGTAGCGGAATTTGGACGCCCACCACTTGGCTGGCCATGACAACGGGTATTCTCACCCAAACCACTGCCTTCACCTTTTCAGAATTGAGTGGGCCGATGGTCCCTGTGGACCCCCGTTTCCCACACCCATCAGGTTACGATTTTAGGTTGACGGCGACAAATATTCCTGCGGGTACGGCCATTTCCCAACTGGCTTCACCCATAACCTTCACCTTGCGGATTCCTACCTTGCTTACCCCAATTGAAAAGATACATCTCTGGCGGTGGCAAGAAGACCGGCAACAATGGCTTGATCTCTGCCAGGTAGATCAGTGTAAATACGTAGGCCAGGAATTAAGCGTTACAACTATGTATCTGGGCGATTTTACCCTGGGCCTGGATCGAGCTGATGTTTTTCTGCCGGTAGTTTTTAAACAAGATTGA
- the nuoF gene encoding NADH-quinone oxidoreductase subunit NuoF has protein sequence MVNKLLAQHVLLRHRDVANIHQIDTYLAHGGYQALKHALAAMLPEAVINEVRTAGLRGRGGAGFPAGVKWGFIPKDVFPKYVVVNADESEPGTFKDREIMEANPHQLLEGIALCAYAVGAETAYIYGRGEFKTLFTTTLRQAVDEAYAQGFLGRNILGSNFSLNLYLHLGAGAYICGEETALLNSLEGVLGQPRSRPPFPAVAGLYAKPTVINNVETLANVPPIIANGADWYRQFGPEKSPGTKIFCLSGRVNRPGNYELPLGTPIRYLIEECGGGVIEGKAVKGILPAGASSAIMGADKLDTPMDYESMAAAGSMLGSASFIILDETVNAVWAAEKNIKFFKHESCGKCSPCREGTHWLAAVYRKLREGDGTKQDIALLETIISQMEGNCFCLLGEFVVPGVRTSLELFADEYEALAREKVETGKTAPDLMHVCMCIEDNGDDSDFVIQFDRGIFLCLNR, from the coding sequence ATGGTCAATAAATTACTGGCACAACACGTTTTGCTGCGACATCGAGATGTGGCCAATATCCACCAGATTGATACTTATCTGGCTCACGGCGGTTACCAGGCCCTCAAACACGCCCTGGCCGCCATGCTGCCGGAGGCAGTGATCAACGAGGTGAGAACGGCGGGGCTGCGCGGGCGCGGCGGGGCCGGTTTTCCGGCGGGGGTCAAGTGGGGCTTTATCCCCAAAGACGTTTTCCCCAAGTACGTGGTGGTTAATGCCGATGAGAGCGAGCCGGGCACTTTTAAAGACCGGGAAATTATGGAAGCCAACCCTCACCAATTGCTTGAGGGCATCGCCTTGTGCGCCTATGCCGTGGGCGCGGAAACGGCCTACATCTACGGGCGCGGCGAATTTAAAACCCTTTTTACTACCACCCTCCGGCAGGCGGTGGACGAAGCCTACGCCCAGGGCTTTTTGGGCCGGAACATTTTGGGTAGCAATTTTTCTCTGAACCTGTACCTGCACCTGGGGGCCGGGGCCTACATCTGCGGCGAGGAGACCGCCCTGCTTAATAGCCTGGAAGGCGTGTTGGGCCAGCCCCGCAGCCGCCCCCCGTTTCCGGCCGTGGCGGGATTATACGCCAAACCGACCGTCATTAACAATGTTGAAACCCTGGCCAACGTCCCGCCCATCATCGCCAATGGGGCCGATTGGTATCGCCAGTTTGGCCCCGAAAAAAGCCCCGGCACTAAAATCTTTTGTCTGAGCGGGCGGGTCAACCGGCCGGGTAATTATGAACTGCCGCTGGGAACCCCGATCCGCTATCTTATTGAAGAATGTGGCGGCGGCGTGATTGAGGGCAAAGCGGTTAAGGGTATTTTGCCCGCCGGCGCGTCCTCGGCCATTATGGGCGCGGATAAGCTGGACACGCCCATGGACTACGAGTCTATGGCCGCCGCCGGCTCGATGCTTGGCTCGGCCTCGTTTATCATTTTGGATGAAACTGTAAACGCGGTGTGGGCCGCCGAAAAAAACATCAAATTTTTTAAGCACGAAAGCTGCGGTAAGTGCAGCCCCTGCCGCGAAGGAACGCACTGGCTGGCGGCCGTCTACCGTAAACTGCGCGAGGGAGACGGCACAAAACAGGATATTGCGTTGCTAGAAACCATTATCAGCCAGATGGAAGGCAATTGCTTTTGTTTGCTGGGAGAGTTTGTGGTGCCCGGCGTGCGCACGAGCCTTGAATTGTTTGCGGATGAGTACGAGGCGTTGGCCCGTGAAAAAGTTGAAACAGGGAAAACCGCGCCGGATTTGATGCATGTATGCATGTGTATTGAAGATAATGGCGATGACTCTGATTTTGTTATCCAATTTGATAGGGGGATATTTTTATGTTTAAACAGATAG
- a CDS encoding Ig-like domain-containing protein, giving the protein MRVVFKPAITFVVIGAALLALWPLVFPAGMAMANGPTPTPAPGQATAPRCRLELGADCEFARPDDVTAGALNAFIKQTNPLVGVRDVPTYTLVSATFAGPMAADTLKADTFYVEQGHTRVRGRVDYISVNNMVIFYPGAPLLPHTTYTATVTAGARDATGYALPDDFSWTFTTFSGPVVFGQDLGAANIPLGGMTIYFGDLHTHSGYVDDNYLPGTPAQAFVVGRANGLEFMALTGHDTHLNQTRWQEILTRANAATVAGAFIGLRGFEFTHSAGHLNVLNTDTFVVWTDERYRELVDFYAWLAAQPAAIGQFNHPLPDFNFYNFAYDGVVDHQITLREILRADQSLLSLNQGWHVGNLLNSDTHVADWGSQKFMGLLASSLTEAAILEAARARRTFYVSPHGQSMALVMQANGYWMGSAVPDPATLNFTVYVYDPQAAGEPLRLAVYDNGVRLVGASLPTYPGTSLYTWTPSLPAYLGHYYYAEAYYDGWTYPAYSSPVWVERSPVARAGSAQTVPPGATVSLNAGGSWDADGDALVYEWVQESGPPVSLSQHHAAQVTFVAPGTLGEAVFRVRATDTGSLSDEDTTSVTITDLPILTLTKRGPETANPGELIAYTLTVTNSGITPATGVVITDAIPVGANYVSGGTLMPGNIVSWTVPSLAANGGVTEVNFEVTTTGSIANVAYRVSCAQGVSALGSVPVLTNWKKYYLPVVAKE; this is encoded by the coding sequence ATTGTGAGTTTGCCCGCCCCGACGATGTGACCGCGGGCGCGTTGAACGCCTTTATCAAACAAACCAACCCGCTGGTGGGCGTGCGGGACGTGCCTACCTATACCCTGGTGTCGGCCACTTTTGCCGGGCCTATGGCGGCGGATACGCTCAAAGCCGATACCTTTTACGTTGAGCAGGGCCATACTCGGGTGCGGGGCCGGGTAGACTACATTTCGGTGAACAACATGGTCATCTTTTATCCTGGCGCGCCGTTGCTGCCCCATACCACCTATACGGCCACCGTGACCGCGGGCGCGCGAGATGCGACGGGATACGCTCTACCTGATGACTTTTCGTGGACGTTTACCACCTTTTCCGGCCCGGTTGTTTTTGGCCAGGATTTAGGCGCGGCCAATATCCCCCTGGGCGGGATGACGATTTACTTTGGCGACCTGCATACCCATTCCGGTTATGTGGACGATAACTATTTGCCGGGCACCCCGGCCCAGGCTTTTGTGGTGGGCCGGGCCAACGGCCTGGAATTTATGGCCCTGACCGGCCACGACACGCACCTTAACCAGACCCGGTGGCAGGAAATTCTTACCCGGGCTAATGCCGCTACCGTTGCCGGGGCGTTTATTGGGCTGCGGGGATTTGAGTTTACCCATTCCGCCGGACACCTGAACGTGCTGAACACCGACACGTTTGTGGTTTGGACCGACGAACGTTATCGGGAGTTGGTGGATTTTTACGCCTGGTTGGCGGCCCAACCGGCCGCGATCGGTCAATTCAATCATCCTCTGCCCGATTTTAATTTTTACAACTTTGCCTACGATGGCGTGGTTGACCACCAGATAACCCTGCGCGAAATACTGCGCGCCGACCAGAGTTTGTTGAGCCTTAACCAGGGCTGGCACGTGGGCAACTTGCTCAATTCCGATACGCATGTGGCCGATTGGGGGTCGCAAAAATTTATGGGCCTGCTGGCGTCGAGTTTGACCGAAGCGGCCATCCTGGAAGCCGCGCGGGCCAGGCGCACGTTTTACGTATCGCCGCACGGCCAAAGTATGGCCCTGGTAATGCAAGCCAATGGTTATTGGATGGGGTCGGCGGTGCCGGACCCGGCTACGCTTAATTTTACGGTTTACGTGTACGACCCCCAGGCGGCAGGAGAACCACTCCGGCTGGCCGTGTACGATAATGGGGTGCGTTTGGTTGGCGCCTCGCTGCCCACGTATCCCGGCACATCGTTATACACCTGGACGCCAAGCCTGCCGGCCTACCTGGGCCATTATTATTACGCCGAGGCTTATTACGATGGCTGGACCTATCCGGCCTACAGCAGCCCGGTTTGGGTGGAACGTTCGCCCGTAGCCCGGGCCGGCTCAGCCCAAACTGTGCCGCCCGGCGCAACTGTAAGCTTAAACGCCGGCGGCAGTTGGGACGCCGATGGCGATGCGCTGGTTTACGAGTGGGTTCAGGAAAGCGGCCCGCCGGTGAGTTTGAGCCAGCATCACGCAGCCCAGGTTACTTTTGTAGCGCCCGGAACGTTAGGCGAGGCCGTGTTTCGGGTAAGGGCCACGGATACCGGCAGCTTGAGCGACGAGGATACCACCTCGGTCACCATCACCGACCTGCCCATCCTGACCCTCACCAAACGCGGCCCGGAAACGGCCAACCCCGGCGAACTCATCGCTTACACGTTGACCGTCACCAACAGCGGGATTACCCCCGCCACCGGCGTGGTCATCACCGATGCGATCCCGGTGGGGGCAAACTATGTTAGCGGTGGGACGTTAATGCCCGGCAACATTGTCTCCTGGACGGTGCCCAGTTTGGCCGCCAACGGGGGCGTCACCGAGGTAAATTTTGAGGTGACCACAACGGGCAGTATCGCTAACGTGGCCTACCGGGTTTCCTGCGCCCAGGGTGTATCGGCGCTGGGTAGCGTTCCGGTTTTGACCAACTGGAAAAAATATTATTTGCCGGTGGTTGCAAAAGAGTAG